One stretch of Dyella jiangningensis DNA includes these proteins:
- a CDS encoding serine hydrolase domain-containing protein, whose translation MPIAFRRLLLASILIFPLAAPAKDYQPPTAGSDGWPVADARAAHWDLAPLAALETRLTDGSTKGITSVVVAQHGKLVYEGYFNGGEADRLNDVRSASKSVTALLVGAAIDRGLIPHVQARVYDYFPDKQPVQHPDPRKQAITLEDLLTMSSLWECDDENPFSTGNEERMYVTEDWLQFALDLPIKGFAPWMTRPKDSPYGRAFSYCTAGAFTAGAVVERATHKGLAAFASEVLEKPLGITAVQWNASPLGIGMGGGGTRYRSRDLAKLGQLALDGGRWQGRQVISTAYITQMLSPHTQARDDADYGYLWWRFRFPVHGVDQTVWAMSGNGGNYVFVMPSQQLVTVITSTAYNQRNAHAQSQEVFREYVLKALP comes from the coding sequence ATGCCTATTGCCTTCCGCCGGCTGTTGCTGGCGTCGATCCTGATCTTCCCCCTCGCGGCGCCCGCCAAGGACTACCAACCACCGACGGCTGGCTCCGATGGCTGGCCGGTCGCCGACGCGAGGGCAGCCCACTGGGATCTCGCGCCCTTGGCCGCGCTGGAGACCAGGCTCACCGATGGCAGCACCAAGGGCATCACCAGCGTGGTGGTGGCTCAGCACGGCAAGCTGGTCTACGAGGGCTATTTCAACGGCGGCGAGGCCGACCGGCTCAACGACGTCCGCTCGGCCAGCAAGAGCGTGACCGCGCTGCTGGTCGGCGCGGCGATCGACCGGGGGCTGATTCCCCATGTGCAGGCTCGCGTCTACGACTACTTTCCCGACAAGCAGCCGGTGCAGCATCCCGATCCGCGCAAGCAGGCCATCACGCTGGAAGACCTGCTGACCATGAGCTCCCTGTGGGAATGCGACGACGAAAACCCGTTCTCCACCGGCAACGAAGAACGCATGTACGTCACCGAGGACTGGCTGCAGTTCGCGCTCGACCTGCCCATCAAGGGCTTCGCGCCGTGGATGACCCGGCCCAAGGACAGCCCGTATGGCCGCGCCTTCTCGTATTGCACGGCCGGCGCATTCACCGCGGGCGCCGTGGTCGAGCGGGCCACGCACAAAGGCCTCGCCGCATTCGCCTCCGAGGTACTGGAGAAACCGCTGGGCATCACCGCGGTGCAGTGGAATGCCTCGCCGTTGGGCATCGGCATGGGTGGTGGCGGCACGCGTTATCGCAGCCGCGATCTCGCCAAGCTGGGGCAGCTCGCGCTGGACGGCGGCCGCTGGCAAGGGCGGCAGGTGATCTCCACCGCCTACATCACGCAGATGCTGTCGCCCCATACGCAGGCGCGCGACGATGCGGACTACGGTTACCTGTGGTGGCGCTTCCGCTTCCCCGTGCATGGGGTCGACCAGACGGTGTGGGCGATGTCGGGCAACGGCGGCAACTACGTGTTCGTGATGCCGTCGCAACAGCTGGTCACGGTGATCACCAGCACCGCGTACAACCAGCGCAATGCGCATGCGCAGTCGCAGGAAGTCTTTCGCGAGTACGTGTTGAAGGCTTTGCCGTAG
- a CDS encoding winged helix-turn-helix domain-containing protein, protein MSATRYRLLDLEIDLARQRVSRDGVALEVQGLSFQLLACLLRHGVEVVSFDTLIDDVWSPAVVGEETVTQRVKLLRQALGDDGRSPRYIRSVRGRGYQLCDVPREETAEADALPARATPAPWSITAAVSLGLAVVACGGWWLLRSRATPLSATQELVQRAGYYAGIGQRDNNERALALYQQALADAPRDRDARIGLSRAYSARVCLYNFPYEWAQNAQKLADAAVKDEPSRAAAWSALAYARDCMGDIDGATGAYEKAFALDPADNASRASAAYLYQERGRLDEALHANLDMHGDASHVRFREVQIARELELLGFTEAAGQRFARSFQLYPDNVFSNIAWPRYLFLRGRLVEAQSAVAEAMERNTPHVELYVLAGELALLRNDRPAAFAAFTQAAQLRPQMSLPATLLGLYGERAPDASWFATRIDEVRNASSQQALYPGEWLELAMLLQARGEHEAALQAVDAAVRNGYSDSAYLQASPLLKPLASEPAYAAAIATINRRVGEQRQRVLAAAWCPPELRGHGP, encoded by the coding sequence ATGAGCGCCACGCGCTACCGCCTGCTGGATCTCGAGATCGATCTTGCGCGCCAGCGTGTCAGCCGCGATGGCGTTGCGCTGGAAGTACAGGGTCTGAGCTTCCAGTTGCTGGCCTGCCTGCTGCGCCACGGCGTCGAGGTGGTGAGCTTCGACACGCTGATCGATGACGTGTGGTCGCCCGCCGTGGTCGGCGAGGAGACCGTCACCCAGCGCGTGAAGCTGCTGCGGCAGGCGCTGGGCGACGACGGGCGCTCACCCCGCTATATCCGCTCGGTGCGCGGGCGCGGCTACCAGCTGTGCGACGTGCCGCGCGAAGAGACAGCCGAAGCCGACGCGTTGCCTGCGCGCGCAACACCGGCACCCTGGAGCATCACCGCCGCGGTATCGCTGGGCCTTGCCGTCGTCGCGTGCGGCGGCTGGTGGTTGCTCCGTTCGCGCGCGACACCGCTCTCGGCCACGCAGGAACTCGTGCAACGCGCGGGCTACTACGCCGGCATCGGCCAGCGCGACAACAACGAACGCGCGCTGGCGCTCTACCAGCAGGCGCTGGCCGACGCGCCGCGGGACCGCGATGCGCGCATCGGCCTTAGCCGTGCCTACAGCGCGCGCGTGTGCCTCTACAACTTTCCGTACGAGTGGGCGCAGAACGCGCAGAAGCTCGCCGATGCAGCGGTAAAAGACGAACCTTCGCGCGCGGCTGCATGGTCCGCCCTCGCCTACGCGCGCGATTGCATGGGCGATATCGACGGTGCCACCGGCGCCTACGAGAAGGCCTTCGCGCTCGATCCCGCTGACAACGCCAGCCGCGCATCGGCCGCCTATCTCTACCAGGAGCGCGGACGCCTCGACGAGGCGCTGCACGCCAACCTCGACATGCATGGCGATGCCTCGCACGTACGCTTCCGCGAGGTGCAGATCGCCCGCGAACTGGAACTGCTGGGCTTCACCGAAGCGGCCGGCCAGCGCTTCGCGCGCAGCTTCCAGCTCTATCCGGACAACGTGTTTTCCAACATCGCGTGGCCGCGTTACCTGTTCCTGCGCGGCCGCCTCGTGGAGGCGCAATCGGCGGTGGCCGAAGCGATGGAGCGCAACACGCCGCACGTCGAGCTCTACGTGCTTGCCGGCGAACTGGCGCTGCTGCGCAATGATCGTCCCGCTGCCTTCGCCGCTTTCACGCAGGCCGCCCAGCTGCGCCCACAGATGAGCCTGCCTGCCACCTTACTTGGCCTCTATGGTGAGCGCGCGCCCGATGCGAGCTGGTTCGCCACGCGCATCGACGAGGTGCGCAACGCGTCGTCGCAACAGGCGCTGTACCCGGGCGAGTGGCTGGAGCTGGCCATGCTGCTGCAGGCGCGTGGCGAACACGAGGCCGCACTGCAGGCGGTGGACGCCGCCGTGCGCAACGGCTACAGCGACAGCGCCTATCTGCAGGCGTCGCCGTTGCTGAAGCCATTGGCTTCGGAGCCCGCCTACGCGGCGGCCATCGCAACGATCAACCGCCGCGTGGGCGAGCAGCGCCAACGCGTGCTGGCGGCAGCGTGGTGCCCGCCGGAGTTGCGCGGCCATGGTCCTTGA
- a CDS encoding undecaprenyl-diphosphate phosphatase: MSDLINVVLLGIIEGITEFLPISSTGHLLIAEKFGLGARSDLFNVGIQAGAILAVTFIYWNRIWQLFTQWRDPANRSYLAKLIVAFLITAVLGFIAVKLGFKLPEEITPVAWALVIGGVWMIAAERLAARQPDRTDVTWRVAILVGIAQMVAGIFPGTSRSAATIFTAMLFGTSNRAAATEFAFLVGIPTMYAATGYELLKVLKEGGVHEDWTAFGVGFLVSAVVAFIAVKWLLGYIRGHRFTPFAIYRIVLGIALLLLVPAGA; encoded by the coding sequence GTGAGCGATCTGATCAACGTCGTCCTGCTTGGCATCATCGAAGGCATCACCGAATTCCTGCCCATTTCCAGCACGGGGCACCTGCTGATCGCCGAGAAGTTCGGCCTGGGCGCGCGATCGGACCTGTTCAACGTGGGTATCCAGGCCGGCGCGATCCTCGCGGTGACCTTCATCTACTGGAACCGCATCTGGCAGCTCTTCACGCAGTGGCGCGATCCGGCCAACCGCAGCTACCTGGCCAAGCTGATCGTGGCGTTCCTGATCACCGCGGTACTCGGCTTCATCGCCGTGAAGCTCGGCTTCAAGCTGCCCGAGGAAATCACGCCGGTGGCGTGGGCGCTGGTGATCGGCGGCGTGTGGATGATCGCCGCCGAACGCCTGGCAGCACGCCAGCCGGACCGCACCGACGTGACCTGGCGCGTGGCGATCCTCGTCGGCATCGCGCAGATGGTGGCCGGCATCTTCCCCGGCACCTCGCGCTCCGCGGCCACCATCTTCACGGCCATGTTGTTCGGCACCAGCAACCGCGCTGCCGCCACGGAGTTCGCGTTCCTGGTGGGTATCCCCACGATGTATGCGGCGACGGGCTACGAGCTGCTCAAGGTGTTGAAGGAAGGCGGCGTGCACGAGGATTGGACGGCGTTCGGCGTCGGCTTCCTGGTGTCGGCGGTCGTGGCCTTCATCGCGGTGAAGTGGTTGCTGGGCTATATCCGCGGGCATCGCTTCACGCCGTTCGCGATCTACCGCATCGTGCTGGGTATCGCGTTGCTGCTGCTGGTGCCTGCCGGCGCCTGA
- the glnA gene encoding type I glutamate--ammonia ligase, which translates to MSSAVQKVLDQIQEHEVEFVDFRFADMLGKHHHVTFPAHAIDEGTFEDGKMFDGSSIAGWKGINESDMVLMPDPDTAYIDPFSAHTQMVIHCDVLEPSTMQAYGRDPRSIAKRGEAFLKSTGIADTAFFGPEPEFFIFDSVRWQNDMGRVFYEIGSEEAAWSSRYKYEDNNTGHRPGVKGGYFPVSPVDSLGDLRADMCKVLESLGQVVEVHHHEVANAGQCEIGTRFNTLVKKADELMTMKYVIKNVAHQNGKTVTFMPKPIVGDNGSGMHVHQSLSKDGNNLFAGDLYGGLSQTALWYIGGIFKHAKAINAFANSTTNSYKRLVPGFEAPVMLAYSARNRSASCRIPYVSSPKGRRIEVRFPDPMNSGYLVFTALMMAGLDGIINKIDPGAPADKDLYDLPPEEEKKIPQVCASLDEALVALDKDRDFLKAGGVFTDDFIDAYIALKMQEVTRYRASTHPLEFQMYYAI; encoded by the coding sequence ATGTCGTCCGCCGTCCAGAAAGTGCTCGATCAGATCCAGGAACACGAGGTCGAGTTCGTCGACTTCCGCTTCGCCGACATGCTCGGCAAGCACCACCACGTGACGTTCCCGGCCCACGCCATCGACGAGGGCACGTTCGAGGACGGCAAGATGTTCGACGGTTCGTCGATTGCCGGCTGGAAGGGCATCAACGAATCGGACATGGTGCTGATGCCCGATCCGGACACGGCCTACATCGATCCGTTCAGCGCGCACACGCAGATGGTCATCCACTGCGACGTGCTGGAGCCTTCGACCATGCAGGCCTACGGCCGCGACCCGCGCTCCATCGCCAAGCGCGGCGAAGCGTTCCTGAAGTCGACCGGCATCGCCGACACCGCCTTCTTCGGTCCGGAGCCGGAATTCTTCATCTTCGACTCGGTGCGCTGGCAGAACGACATGGGCCGCGTGTTCTACGAAATCGGCTCCGAAGAAGCCGCGTGGAGCTCGCGCTACAAGTACGAAGACAACAACACCGGCCACCGTCCGGGCGTGAAGGGCGGCTATTTCCCGGTCAGCCCGGTCGACTCGCTGGGCGACCTGCGCGCCGACATGTGCAAGGTGCTCGAATCGCTGGGCCAGGTGGTGGAAGTACACCACCACGAAGTGGCCAACGCCGGCCAGTGCGAAATCGGCACGCGCTTCAACACGCTGGTGAAGAAGGCCGATGAACTGATGACGATGAAGTACGTCATCAAGAACGTCGCCCACCAGAACGGCAAGACCGTGACCTTCATGCCCAAGCCGATCGTCGGCGACAACGGCAGCGGCATGCACGTGCACCAGTCGTTGTCGAAGGACGGCAACAACCTGTTCGCGGGCGACCTGTACGGCGGCCTGTCGCAGACGGCGCTGTGGTACATCGGCGGCATCTTCAAGCACGCCAAGGCCATCAATGCGTTCGCCAACTCCACCACCAACAGCTACAAGCGCCTGGTGCCGGGCTTCGAAGCGCCGGTGATGCTGGCCTACTCGGCCCGCAACCGTTCGGCCAGCTGCCGCATTCCGTACGTGTCGAGCCCGAAGGGCCGCCGCATCGAAGTGCGCTTCCCCGATCCGATGAACTCGGGCTACCTCGTGTTCACCGCGCTGATGATGGCCGGCCTCGACGGCATCATCAACAAGATCGACCCGGGCGCTCCGGCCGACAAGGATCTCTACGACCTGCCGCCGGAAGAAGAGAAGAAGATCCCGCAGGTGTGCGCCAGCCTCGACGAAGCGCTGGTCGCGCTCGACAAGGACCGTGACTTCCTCAAGGCCGGTGGCGTGTTCACCGACGACTTCATCGACGCGTACATTGCGCTGAAGATGCAGGAAGTGACCCGCTACCGCGCCAGCACGCATCCGCTGGAGTTCCAGATGTATTACGCGATCTGA
- a CDS encoding autotransporter outer membrane beta-barrel domain-containing protein, producing the protein MRTPRLVTKRIDGPSPRVNRKRLALAISLALFAAEAAHAQVYPSPVITSNTNLTYEQYYDGTKVPTGVIEGSVTIHPAPPYPSQLGGAGVSVFRGASVTIDPNLGTPGVVAITSDYRSGAPNDALYIANGTVNIVASSAGVLLTGNGEQVHGLYMPEASTGSSLLTGSNVAIVTNGLKADGMRPYGANSTIDLHDTSITVNGQDSWGVRSWGGSQITLTDSNITANGAKGTGTGAGAGGVQVYNGSTATINGNSLITTGVAGNLGLNAESGGTLNTNTDSSIAGTVTVSTTGAGSHAVKLGTATGNLNRLALQTTQASTYGLQESGTSTLTGSQIAITTQGATAYGMWVSGSSTATLAGGSITTQGTSAYGLLAGSGAATVNLSDFTIATHGGSGYGIYGWTGSTTNFSGGSIATDQASTYGIYVNAGTVNLLASATGGTSVNTTGANAYGVRIQNGGTFNATGATLHASGAGGAGIVFDAPATLATSPLVGATPGLPAMPPTIPEQDTTAPPPPLAIDTLPPVPPPNVALVAVTDAGAPIGSALDPPINGGYNMVLADTTVISDTSAALRIYGGIANVSLAGSTLTGATAAVYSSARPLTTSGQLGATLVMDASHSILDGRIMTDTLSTTTLNMSNNSTWHVTASSNLTNLSNAGSLIDFPVTAALSATPTDATLYRTVTVAGNYMGTQGTIALNTYLAGDDAPSDRLVIDGGSANGHTQLLINNTGGPGAVTRANGILVVDATNNAITSSDAFALSGELRAGAYDYALLRGAVDGSDAESWYLRSDFVVPPAPAPAPTPSPSPSPSPAPEPAPPEPPPPPPPLPIDPPPEPLPPGTYPIIGPELATYGAVQPLAQMMGLTTLGTMHERIGDTLTRANLQGDPEGWATSAWGRVFGRDIDNRYRAYADPRANGRLLGAQAGFDVWQGSLAAGHYDAAGVYMAYANTHADIDGLVTNPQLTDYVLTHTGRVNMDAVSGGGYWTHYGPSGWYLDGVVQGTRYNGTARTQYASLVARGDGLLASLEGGYPVALSWGPNFILEPQLQWIWQHVWFRSTEDIYSRVSLGSSNGSTGRLGVRGQWTIVRDNGQVWQPYVRANVWRDMGGGSTATYAGVDQVPLASQATRMDVAAGVTAKLATGFSFYAQLGYQFGVSSGNQDREGLAGDVGVRVRW; encoded by the coding sequence ATGCGGACACCGCGTCTCGTCACCAAGCGTATCGATGGGCCGTCGCCCCGCGTCAATCGCAAACGATTGGCCCTGGCGATCTCGCTGGCGTTGTTTGCGGCCGAGGCCGCGCACGCGCAGGTCTATCCAAGCCCTGTCATCACGTCCAATACCAATCTCACCTACGAGCAGTACTACGATGGTACCAAGGTACCCACGGGTGTCATCGAAGGCAGTGTCACGATCCATCCTGCGCCGCCCTATCCGTCGCAGCTCGGTGGCGCTGGCGTCAGCGTGTTCCGAGGTGCATCCGTCACCATCGATCCCAATCTCGGCACGCCAGGTGTGGTGGCGATAACGTCCGACTATCGCTCGGGCGCACCCAACGATGCGCTCTACATCGCCAACGGTACGGTCAATATCGTTGCAAGCAGCGCAGGGGTGCTGCTCACCGGCAACGGCGAGCAGGTGCACGGGTTGTACATGCCTGAAGCGAGCACGGGCAGCTCGCTGCTCACCGGCTCGAACGTTGCGATCGTCACCAATGGCCTCAAGGCCGATGGCATGCGGCCCTATGGCGCCAACTCGACGATCGACCTCCACGACACGTCCATCACGGTGAATGGCCAGGACAGCTGGGGCGTGCGCTCGTGGGGCGGCAGCCAGATTACCTTGACCGACAGCAACATCACCGCCAATGGCGCCAAGGGTACCGGCACCGGCGCGGGCGCCGGTGGCGTGCAGGTCTACAATGGCTCGACCGCCACCATCAACGGCAACTCCCTCATCACCACCGGTGTCGCCGGCAACCTCGGCCTCAACGCCGAGTCAGGGGGCACCCTGAACACCAATACGGATTCGTCGATCGCTGGCACGGTCACCGTGTCGACGACGGGTGCGGGTAGTCATGCGGTGAAGCTCGGCACGGCGACGGGAAACCTCAACCGCCTCGCGCTCCAGACCACGCAGGCCAGTACGTATGGACTGCAGGAAAGCGGCACGTCGACGCTTACCGGCTCGCAGATCGCGATCACCACGCAAGGTGCAACCGCCTACGGCATGTGGGTTTCCGGCAGCTCGACCGCCACGCTAGCGGGTGGTTCGATCACCACACAGGGCACGTCGGCTTATGGCCTGCTCGCGGGCTCGGGTGCCGCGACTGTCAACCTCAGCGACTTCACCATCGCCACGCACGGCGGCAGCGGCTACGGCATCTACGGCTGGACCGGCAGCACCACGAATTTCAGTGGTGGCAGCATCGCGACCGACCAGGCCAGTACGTATGGCATCTACGTCAACGCGGGCACCGTCAACCTGTTGGCGAGCGCGACGGGCGGTACATCGGTCAATACGACCGGTGCGAATGCCTATGGCGTGCGCATCCAGAACGGCGGCACGTTCAACGCGACCGGCGCCACGCTGCATGCCAGCGGCGCGGGCGGCGCCGGCATCGTGTTCGATGCGCCCGCCACACTCGCGACGTCGCCGCTGGTAGGCGCGACGCCGGGTTTGCCGGCGATGCCGCCGACCATACCGGAGCAGGACACGACTGCACCGCCACCACCGCTCGCCATCGACACGTTGCCGCCGGTGCCGCCGCCCAACGTGGCGCTGGTCGCTGTCACCGACGCCGGTGCGCCCATCGGCTCCGCGCTGGATCCGCCGATCAACGGCGGCTACAACATGGTGCTGGCGGACACCACGGTGATCTCCGATACCAGCGCTGCCTTGCGCATCTATGGCGGTATCGCCAACGTCTCCCTTGCCGGTTCCACGCTCACCGGCGCGACGGCAGCGGTCTACAGTTCGGCGCGGCCGCTGACGACCAGCGGCCAACTGGGCGCAACGCTGGTCATGGACGCCAGCCATTCGATACTCGATGGCCGCATCATGACCGATACGCTCAGCACCACCACGTTGAACATGAGCAACAACAGCACGTGGCACGTCACGGCGAGCTCGAACCTGACCAACCTCAGCAATGCCGGCAGCCTGATCGATTTTCCGGTCACCGCGGCGCTCTCCGCCACGCCGACGGATGCGACTCTTTATCGAACCGTGACCGTTGCCGGCAACTACATGGGCACCCAGGGCACGATCGCGCTCAACACCTATCTCGCGGGCGACGATGCGCCGTCGGATCGTCTGGTGATCGACGGCGGTTCGGCCAACGGACACACGCAGCTGCTGATCAACAACACCGGCGGCCCGGGTGCCGTGACGCGCGCGAACGGCATCCTGGTGGTGGACGCGACCAACAATGCGATAACCAGCAGCGATGCGTTCGCATTGAGCGGCGAGCTCCGCGCAGGCGCCTACGATTACGCGCTGTTACGCGGCGCTGTCGACGGCAGCGACGCGGAGAGCTGGTACCTGCGATCGGACTTCGTCGTACCGCCTGCACCGGCTCCCGCTCCAACACCTTCACCTTCACCTTCACCCTCACCGGCCCCCGAACCTGCTCCGCCGGAGCCACCCCCGCCGCCGCCTCCCCTGCCGATTGATCCGCCGCCCGAACCTCTGCCGCCGGGCACCTATCCCATCATCGGCCCGGAGCTTGCGACCTACGGTGCGGTGCAACCGCTGGCGCAGATGATGGGTCTCACGACATTGGGCACCATGCACGAGCGCATCGGCGATACCTTGACGCGAGCGAACCTGCAGGGCGACCCCGAAGGCTGGGCCACGTCGGCGTGGGGTCGCGTGTTCGGGCGCGATATCGACAATCGCTATCGCGCGTACGCCGACCCGCGTGCCAACGGCCGGTTGCTGGGCGCGCAAGCCGGATTCGACGTCTGGCAAGGCAGCCTCGCAGCGGGGCACTACGATGCCGCGGGCGTGTACATGGCTTACGCCAACACGCATGCCGACATCGATGGCCTGGTCACCAATCCGCAGCTGACGGATTACGTGTTGACGCACACCGGCCGCGTGAACATGGATGCCGTGTCGGGTGGCGGCTATTGGACGCATTACGGCCCCTCGGGCTGGTACCTCGATGGCGTAGTGCAGGGCACGCGCTACAACGGTACGGCGCGCACGCAATACGCCTCGCTGGTGGCACGCGGCGATGGATTGCTCGCGTCGCTGGAAGGCGGGTATCCCGTCGCCCTGTCATGGGGCCCCAACTTCATTCTCGAGCCGCAGCTGCAGTGGATCTGGCAGCACGTGTGGTTTCGATCGACCGAAGACATCTACAGCAGGGTATCGCTCGGCTCTTCGAACGGTTCGACAGGGCGGCTCGGCGTTCGCGGACAGTGGACCATCGTGCGCGACAACGGCCAGGTCTGGCAGCCGTATGTGCGCGCCAACGTGTGGCGTGACATGGGCGGCGGTTCCACGGCCACGTATGCGGGCGTCGACCAGGTGCCGCTGGCGTCGCAGGCCACACGCATGGATGTCGCAGCGGGCGTGACCGCCAAGCTGGCGACGGGCTTCAGCTTCTACGCCCAGCTGGGCTACCAGTTCGGCGTGAGCTCGGGCAACCAGGATCGGGAGGGCCTCGCCGGCGACGTCGGCGTACGTGTCCGGTGGTAG
- a CDS encoding M23 family metallopeptidase, with amino-acid sequence MAWRIFLWSVLALTSPLVVAQRAPVTQSFDLRVSWAPEPVRVEGKASLVYELHLTSYAKAPLRLASIAVVDDDGHALATFEGKALEAVLGRPDHPADKDPTRIPPGVNAVAYLSVPFDPGVAPRLHHRVTYTTDLASASPMAIEGGVFAVTSRTSLALGPPLRGGPWAAIYNAQWERGHRRVLYATNGAVHVPGRFAIDWIRVGAQGGFAHGNGAKPTEWLGYGADVLAVADATVVSTGEGIGEAATLAEHAMQKVPLEDAAGNYVALDLGDGRYAFYEHLQPGSIAVKPGQHVRRGDIIGRLGFTGESTGPHLHFHVADADVPLAAEGLPYGFEHLHVIGHYGDIEAFAQGKAWDRASPASGKVLDNSFPAPLDVVEFPQK; translated from the coding sequence ATGGCATGGCGCATCTTCCTGTGGTCCGTGCTGGCGCTGACCAGCCCGCTTGTCGTCGCGCAGCGCGCACCCGTCACGCAGTCATTCGACCTTCGCGTGTCGTGGGCGCCTGAACCCGTGAGGGTCGAAGGCAAGGCTTCGCTCGTCTACGAGCTGCACCTCACCAGCTATGCGAAGGCGCCACTGCGGCTGGCAAGCATTGCCGTTGTCGACGACGATGGGCATGCGCTCGCCACCTTCGAAGGCAAGGCGCTGGAAGCCGTGCTGGGCCGTCCGGACCATCCTGCGGACAAGGACCCCACGCGGATACCGCCAGGGGTGAACGCCGTCGCTTATCTCTCGGTGCCGTTCGATCCCGGTGTTGCGCCACGCCTGCACCATCGCGTCACCTATACGACGGATCTCGCGTCGGCATCGCCCATGGCCATCGAGGGCGGTGTCTTCGCCGTGACATCACGAACCTCGCTGGCGCTGGGCCCGCCGCTGCGTGGCGGCCCGTGGGCGGCGATCTACAACGCGCAGTGGGAGCGCGGCCATCGTCGCGTGCTCTATGCCACCAACGGCGCCGTGCATGTACCGGGTCGGTTTGCGATCGACTGGATACGCGTGGGCGCGCAAGGCGGGTTTGCCCACGGCAATGGTGCGAAGCCCACTGAATGGCTGGGCTATGGTGCCGACGTGCTGGCTGTCGCCGATGCAACCGTGGTTTCGACAGGCGAAGGCATCGGCGAGGCAGCGACGCTCGCGGAACATGCGATGCAGAAGGTGCCGCTGGAAGACGCCGCGGGCAACTATGTGGCGCTTGATCTCGGCGACGGTCGCTATGCGTTCTACGAACACCTCCAGCCAGGCAGCATCGCGGTGAAGCCTGGCCAGCATGTTCGACGCGGCGACATCATCGGACGGCTGGGCTTCACCGGCGAATCCACCGGGCCGCACCTGCACTTCCACGTTGCCGATGCTGACGTGCCGCTGGCCGCGGAAGGCCTGCCCTATGGCTTCGAACACCTGCACGTGATCGGCCACTACGGCGACATCGAGGCATTCGCGCAAGGCAAGGCATGGGACCGCGCTTCACCTGCGAGCGGCAAGGTTCTGGACAACAGTTTTCCCGCGCCACTCGACGTGGTCGAATTTCCGCAAAAATAG